A part of Paenibacillus sp. sptzw28 genomic DNA contains:
- a CDS encoding macrolide family glycosyltransferase, whose protein sequence is MSNVLFINGPASGHVYPTLGLVEELIAMGEKVFYVSSEEFRDKLERLGAAFTSYDNFLARENPFETKRYLSLVIKILSSYDTILPCILELAQHHSFDYIIHDSMYGCGNVASDSLGIPNIATCSSFVNSERLLSANRGNTARLKENLLLVKEFCALSANIRAKYNIRRRLDIGDVFFNGGKINLVFTSEYFQPQSESIAEHFKFVGPIVTDRYEPIELPVDRFRGRRVIYISMGTVFNDVKEFYELCFDSLASFDGHVILSVGSRINVTSLESIPDNFTVLPYAPQLQILPYTDVFITHGGMNSVNEALYYNVPLIVIPMAADQPIVGNRVAELGAGLTLDRISLTALNLRESVEEILSAGRYHENSSRIGDSLRMAGGQKKAIEEILKFKEFYKIR, encoded by the coding sequence ATGTCCAACGTGTTATTTATAAACGGGCCGGCCAGCGGCCACGTGTACCCGACCCTGGGATTAGTAGAAGAACTAATAGCCATGGGCGAGAAAGTGTTTTACGTATCAAGCGAAGAGTTTCGGGATAAGCTTGAGCGTTTGGGTGCCGCTTTTACTTCATACGACAACTTTCTTGCCCGTGAGAATCCGTTTGAAACGAAGCGATACTTATCGTTGGTCATTAAGATTTTATCTTCTTACGACACCATTCTTCCCTGCATCTTGGAGCTTGCGCAGCATCATTCATTTGATTACATCATCCATGATTCCATGTACGGGTGCGGGAATGTGGCGTCTGATTCCCTCGGAATCCCCAATATCGCCACTTGCTCGTCATTTGTAAATTCAGAGCGGCTGCTAAGTGCGAATAGAGGAAATACGGCCAGGTTGAAAGAGAATCTTCTTCTGGTCAAAGAGTTCTGCGCTTTATCTGCGAATATTCGGGCCAAATACAACATTAGGCGGAGACTGGATATTGGGGATGTATTTTTTAACGGGGGAAAGATCAACCTTGTGTTCACCTCGGAATACTTCCAGCCGCAATCCGAGAGCATTGCGGAACATTTTAAATTTGTAGGGCCGATTGTTACGGACAGATATGAGCCTATTGAGCTTCCGGTTGACCGATTTCGAGGGCGACGGGTCATATACATATCGATGGGAACGGTATTTAATGACGTTAAGGAATTTTATGAGCTGTGCTTTGATTCGCTGGCTTCCTTCGACGGGCATGTAATCTTATCAGTAGGCAGCCGAATAAACGTTACCTCCCTTGAAAGCATTCCGGATAATTTCACTGTACTTCCGTATGCGCCCCAATTGCAGATTCTGCCGTACACAGACGTGTTCATTACCCATGGTGGAATGAACAGCGTAAATGAGGCGCTGTATTATAACGTTCCATTAATCGTAATACCGATGGCGGCCGATCAACCCATCGTAGGGAATCGCGTTGCAGAACTAGGGGCGGGGCTCACGCTTGACAGAATTTCTTTAACGGCATTAAATTTACGTGAGTCCGTAGAAGAAATCTTATCTGCGGGACGGTATCATGAGAATAGCTCCAGAATCGGGGATAGTCTGCGAATGGCCGGCGGACAGAAGAAAGCGATAGAGGAAATCCTTAAATTCAAGGAGTTCTATAAAATCCGGTAG
- a CDS encoding DegT/DnrJ/EryC1/StrS aminotransferase family protein: MKRLHNEDYGPHSRLGAAGRGLTMGILFSAPQYEFDIIREEWLKSVQQIAKNGVFVGGPAVSGFESSFASYTGSAGAVGVGSGTDALFLALKALGIGPGDEVITVSNTFIATVNAINHTGARPVLVDCDRSSYLIDLEQVKACVTSRTKAIIPVHLYGQMTDLRELAPWAEAQGIAVIEDCAQAAGARLFGKAAGSWGIMGCFSFYPDKNLGALGDGGAIISSSPEILTKLRKLRNHGGEARYQHEMPGFNSRLDPIQAAALQIKLRYLEEWSQRRREIAGWYDKYLQDTDSVILPKDSNASHVYHLYVIRIDNGRRDELKKHLQKKGILTAVQYPVPIHLTPAYSSLAYAEGAFPNSEKFAGEILSLPMHIALSEEETAAVASEIKSFLNVNKKMLV; the protein is encoded by the coding sequence ATGAAGCGGTTACACAATGAAGATTATGGACCTCATTCGCGCCTCGGCGCTGCGGGAAGGGGACTAACGATGGGAATCTTATTCTCGGCTCCACAGTATGAATTTGACATCATTCGAGAGGAATGGCTGAAATCCGTCCAGCAGATCGCCAAAAACGGTGTCTTTGTTGGAGGGCCCGCGGTTTCCGGCTTCGAATCGTCATTCGCATCCTATACCGGGTCGGCGGGCGCGGTCGGAGTAGGCAGCGGAACGGATGCGTTGTTTCTGGCGCTGAAGGCTCTGGGCATCGGACCGGGTGACGAGGTCATTACCGTCTCGAACACTTTTATTGCAACGGTTAATGCCATTAATCATACCGGTGCCAGGCCGGTTCTGGTCGATTGCGACCGCTCCAGCTATTTGATTGACCTCGAACAAGTTAAAGCATGTGTGACATCCCGGACCAAAGCGATAATTCCCGTTCACCTTTACGGACAAATGACGGACTTGCGTGAATTGGCGCCATGGGCTGAGGCACAAGGGATTGCTGTTATTGAAGATTGCGCGCAGGCCGCCGGAGCAAGATTATTCGGCAAAGCGGCGGGGAGCTGGGGCATAATGGGGTGCTTCAGCTTTTACCCGGACAAAAATCTGGGTGCACTGGGCGACGGCGGAGCCATTATTTCGTCTTCCCCGGAAATTCTGACCAAGCTGCGCAAACTTAGAAACCACGGCGGAGAAGCCCGTTATCAGCATGAAATGCCCGGCTTCAACAGCCGGTTGGACCCGATTCAAGCGGCTGCACTGCAAATCAAGCTGCGTTATCTGGAAGAATGGTCGCAAAGGCGGCGGGAAATCGCCGGGTGGTATGACAAGTACTTACAAGATACCGATTCCGTTATTTTGCCGAAAGACAGCAACGCAAGTCATGTTTACCATTTGTATGTTATTAGAATTGACAATGGCAGGCGCGATGAACTGAAGAAACATCTTCAAAAGAAGGGAATTTTGACAGCGGTACAGTACCCTGTGCCGATTCATCTTACACCGGCTTATTCGTCCCTGGCCTATGCGGAAGGCGCCTTCCCTAACAGTGAGAAATTCGCGGGAGAAATTCTCTCCCTTCCGATGCACATCGCACTCTCTGAAGAAGAAACGGCGGCGGTGGCATCTGAAATCAAGTCGTTTTTAAATGTAAATAAGAAGATGTTGGTCTAA
- a CDS encoding AMP-binding protein: protein MLTVDDQIFDKNQLQALFEQMKRLDGYRNPEGKRYAVCLKHAFPLLAAVMYLRQRGGSVLLMHADTPLESAKAMAGNADCSYLLYGSWDTVLSIGIPSVHYQPALLQYSSGTTGNPALIERAWALVETEIENYNRLFQAIEGIKPVILVPVSHSFGLITGVLASIARGTEPIIIQDKNPRFALQALKNLNHHIVYTVPFILNVLDSLEKGKLHLNKAVISGSPPTQALLDRMNMQLIEIWQQYGCTEVGCISVGKGPSSPTDAGMALNHLHVSIQPDNSSAGEGKGEIIVTSDSKAVSTRDLGYLDPVTGRIHVLGRLDDLINVSGLKVIPSEVESVIGCMPGIRESVVVRTSHKVWGEAVRAIVVAASSVSEQDIRSWCIKHLPAYKVPSIIEFADAIPRMSSGKVSRKHLQEQER from the coding sequence ATGCTCACAGTCGATGACCAAATATTCGACAAAAATCAGCTTCAAGCTTTGTTTGAACAGATGAAGCGGCTCGACGGCTATCGAAATCCGGAAGGGAAGAGATATGCAGTTTGCCTTAAACACGCCTTCCCCTTATTAGCAGCCGTAATGTACCTTAGGCAGCGCGGCGGCTCGGTCCTGCTTATGCACGCCGATACTCCGCTTGAGTCAGCCAAGGCAATGGCCGGTAATGCGGATTGCTCGTACCTGCTTTACGGCAGCTGGGATACTGTGCTGAGCATAGGTATACCGTCCGTACACTATCAACCTGCATTACTGCAATACAGCTCGGGAACGACGGGGAACCCGGCATTGATAGAGCGCGCATGGGCCTTGGTCGAGACGGAAATCGAAAACTATAATCGGCTGTTTCAAGCAATAGAAGGAATTAAGCCTGTCATTCTTGTGCCGGTCTCGCATTCGTTCGGTCTTATTACGGGTGTGCTTGCAAGCATCGCGCGGGGTACCGAACCGATAATTATACAAGACAAAAACCCCAGATTCGCCCTGCAAGCGCTAAAGAATTTAAACCATCATATCGTGTACACGGTGCCCTTCATTCTTAATGTGCTGGATTCCCTGGAGAAAGGGAAATTGCATTTGAATAAGGCGGTCATTTCGGGGTCGCCGCCAACTCAAGCTCTGCTTGATCGCATGAATATGCAGTTGATTGAGATATGGCAGCAGTATGGCTGTACGGAGGTGGGATGTATATCGGTTGGCAAAGGACCGTCCTCACCGACGGACGCAGGTATGGCATTGAATCATCTTCATGTATCCATTCAGCCCGATAATTCCAGTGCCGGTGAAGGTAAGGGGGAAATTATCGTTACCTCGGATTCAAAGGCCGTATCAACCCGGGATTTGGGCTATCTGGACCCCGTAACCGGACGAATCCATGTTCTTGGAAGACTGGATGATCTTATTAATGTCTCCGGTTTGAAGGTCATACCGTCGGAAGTCGAATCGGTAATCGGGTGTATGCCGGGCATCAGAGAATCGGTCGTTGTGAGAACCAGTCATAAAGTATGGGGGGAAGCGGTCAGAGCCATAGTGGTCGCAGCTTCTTCCGTCAGCGAGCAGGATATTCGTTCATGGTGTATCAAGCATCTGCCGGCATATAAAGTACCCAGCATCATCGAGTTTGCAGATGCAATTCCAAGAATGTCTTCGGGTAAAGTAAGCCGAAAACATCTACAGGAACAGGAGAGATAG
- a CDS encoding helix-turn-helix transcriptional regulator, whose product MADENEEIRQAVKVYKALGEPTRLKIALLLIEEMNLCCSDIGSKLESVAGSTLSHHLKQLTDCGLLDLRKDGTYIYYRVNREMAQKYAPYLLE is encoded by the coding sequence ATGGCAGATGAAAACGAGGAAATCCGGCAAGCCGTAAAAGTATACAAGGCACTGGGGGAGCCAACTAGGCTCAAAATCGCCCTCCTCCTTATTGAGGAAATGAATCTTTGCTGCTCCGACATAGGGAGCAAGCTGGAGTCGGTTGCCGGCTCGACACTGTCCCATCATCTGAAGCAATTGACCGATTGCGGACTTCTCGATCTCCGTAAGGATGGCACTTACATCTACTACAGAGTCAATCGCGAAATGGCACAAAAGTACGCACCGTATTTGTTGGAATAA
- a CDS encoding helix-turn-helix transcriptional regulator, producing MIRQFEEVLPVKFIALDSRQTEEWVSPYFQIIWSAASERAPNENDFLFVPPNVPVRRFVYPTPFKCIQFLCPILETSNSVARFKMPVEIPSSLYASSSFTMISAAAAAPSSEYREFRLSCSITSLVIEIMEYLERQHKLRTEPTKKSNSDFFKNGRALIYSTRYMRKNMSNPHLSLTDIAGAIGYNSNYFCHEFSKIFTVSPIRFLNNLRLNRALQLLEHSELNVKTISKLVGVTSSSRLSSMVKAASGMTPIKYKRSKRTQFNQVR from the coding sequence ATGATTCGACAATTTGAAGAAGTACTGCCGGTTAAGTTTATCGCGCTTGACTCCCGGCAGACGGAGGAATGGGTCAGCCCGTATTTCCAGATTATTTGGTCCGCTGCTTCCGAGCGCGCTCCTAATGAAAATGATTTCCTATTTGTTCCTCCGAATGTCCCTGTCCGCAGGTTTGTTTATCCTACCCCCTTCAAGTGCATCCAGTTTTTATGCCCTATTCTGGAAACGTCGAATTCTGTAGCGAGATTTAAAATGCCGGTGGAAATTCCATCCTCCCTGTATGCAAGCAGCAGTTTTACAATGATTTCTGCCGCTGCAGCCGCACCCTCATCCGAATACCGGGAGTTCAGGCTTTCTTGCTCCATAACTAGTCTGGTCATCGAAATTATGGAGTATCTGGAAAGACAGCATAAACTGCGGACAGAACCGACTAAGAAAAGCAATTCCGACTTTTTCAAAAACGGCAGAGCACTTATTTACTCAACCCGCTATATGAGAAAAAATATGAGCAACCCGCATTTGTCTTTAACGGATATAGCAGGCGCCATTGGATACAATTCCAATTATTTCTGCCATGAATTCAGCAAAATATTTACGGTATCTCCCATTCGGTTCTTAAATAACCTCAGACTGAATCGCGCGCTGCAGCTTCTGGAACATTCGGAATTGAATGTGAAAACAATCAGTAAATTAGTAGGAGTAACCAGCTCCAGCAGACTGAGCAGCATGGTAAAGGCCGCCTCAGGTATGACTCCAATCAAGTATAAGCGTTCCAAGCGGACCCAATTTAACCAGGTAAGGTGA
- a CDS encoding phosphopantetheine-binding protein produces MEQKQEIMNELRTLMVENLELRVREPLEESDRLYEDLHIDSIMVLQLTVYIEETFKVYVPEEGIDPDTFLTVGSLVDFIINLQKTAV; encoded by the coding sequence ATGGAGCAAAAACAAGAAATTATGAATGAGCTGAGGACGTTAATGGTGGAGAATTTGGAGCTGCGGGTCCGCGAACCACTTGAGGAATCGGACAGGCTGTATGAAGATTTACACATCGATTCCATTATGGTGCTGCAATTAACCGTTTACATTGAAGAAACGTTTAAGGTGTATGTTCCTGAAGAAGGGATCGACCCGGATACATTTCTAACCGTAGGATCACTCGTAGATTTCATCATTAATCTCCAAAAAACCGCGGTATAA